The stretch of DNA CCGGCACTGCGACTGACGCGAGCGGCACCTCCGATGTGCAGAGCCAGCTGATGGGCCTCCACGACGTCCTGGACGGCCTCCCGACGGCCGTCGGCGTCAACGGCAACGGCATCGGCTCCAACTCCTGGGTCGTCTCCGGGCGGTACACGATCACCGGCAAGCCGCTGCTCGCCAACGACCCGCACCTGTCGGCCTCGCTGCCCTCGGTCTGGTACCAGATGGGCCTGCACTGCCGCGAACTCTCCAAGGCGTGCCCGTACGACGTCACCGGCTACACCTTCGCGGGCATGCCCGGTGTGATCATCGGCCACAACCAGGACATTGCCTGGGGCATGACCAACTCCGGTGTCGACGTCACCGACCTCTACCTGGAGAAGCTCAGCGGCGACGGCTACCTGCGCGACAACAAGACGGTGCCGTTCCGGACCCGCCAGGAGACCATCAAGGTCGCCGGCGCCAAGTCCAAGACGATCGTCGTGCGCGAGACCAGCGACGGAATGCCCTTGCTGTCCGACCGCTCCGACGAACTGATGGCGGTCGGCAAGAAGGCGACGGTCACCACCGCGGCGCCCGACCGCGGCGACGGTTACGCGATCGCCCTGAAGTGGACCGCGCTGGAGCCGGGCACCAGCATGGACGCCGTCTTCGCCATGAACAGCGCGAAGGACTGGAAGTCCTTCCGGTCGGCCGCGGAGCTGTTCGACGTGCCCTCGCAGAACCTGATCTACGCCGACACCAAGGGCAACATCGGCTACACGCTGCCCGGCCGCATCCCCACGCGCGCGAAGAACGACGACGGCTCCGTCCCGTCGCCGGGCTGGGACTCCGGCTACGACTGGACCGGCTACATCAAGCCGCAGGAACTGCCCTACGAGTACAACCCCAAGCGCGGCTACATCGTCACCGCCAACCAGGCCGTCGTCGACCCGAAGTCCTACCCGTACGCGCTCACCACGGACTGGGGGTACGGCACCCGCAGCCGGCGGATCACCGACCTGATCCAGCAGAAGATCGACGGCGGCGGCAAGATCTCCACCGACGACATGCGCCAGATGCAGATGGACAACAGCAGCGCGATCGCCAACCTGCTGGTGCCCAAGCTGCTGAACATCGACATCGGCGACAAGGACGTCCGCGAGGCGCAGAAGCTGCTGGAGGGCTGGGACCGCACGCAGGACGCCGACTCGGCCGCCGCCGCGTACTTCAACGCCGTCTGGCGCAACATCCTCAAGCTGGCCTTCGGCAACAAGCTGCCCAAGGAGCTGCGGGTCAAGGGCCAGTGCCTGTGGGTGGAGCCGGCCGGCAACACGGGCCCGGCCGACGAGAACCAGAAGGTCCGCGAGTGCGGTCAGCGCGACGCCGACCAGGCGCAGCCGGACGGCGGCGACCGCTGGTTCGAGGTGGTCCGGGGGCTCGTCGAGAGCCCGGACAGCGACTGGTGGAAGACCCCGGCGTCGGGCACCCGGCCCAAGGCGGACAACCGCGACGAACTGTTCAAGCGCGCCATGATCGACGCCCGCTGGGAGCTGACCGCCAAGCTCGGCAAGGACATCGACACCTGGAGCTGGGGCCGGCTGCACCGCCTGTTCCTGAAGAACCAGACCCTGGGCACCGAGGGACCCGGCGTCCTGAAGTACGTCCTCAACCGAGGGCCCTGGAAGCTGAGCGGCGGCGAGGCCGCGGTCAACGCCTCCGGCTGGAACGCCGCCGGCGGCTACGGCGTGGTGTGGGTGCCGTCCATGCGGATGGTGGTCAACCTCGACGACCTCGACAAGTCCAAGTGGATCAACCTCACCGGCGCCTCCGGGCACGCCTTCAGCGCCCACTACACCGACCAGACGGACAAGTGGGCCAAGGGCGAGCTGCTCTCGTGGTCCTTCTCGCCGAACGCGGTCGACAGGAGCACGAGCGACACGCTGGTGCTCAAGCCGTGAGCCGCTGAGGCCACAACGGCGGCGAAGGCCCTCCACACGCGCGTGGAGGGCCTTCGCCGTACCCGGGCCGTACCCGGTTTGTATTCGGGCCGCACCCGGGCCGTACCCGAGCTGGGCCCGGGCCGTACCCGGGCCGGGCCGGCGGCCGAAGCCGCGTCGGCCGAGCCGGAAGCGGTGCGCGTCAGGTGAAGCGGCGTACCCCCGAAGGTGTCACCACGGCCTGCACCGGCCGGTCGTGGGGCTCCTCGGGGACGTGCTCGACGACTTCCGTGTCGTACAGCAGGACCACGAGGGCGGGATGCGCCCGCGCGGCCTCCAGGCGGGCCAGGACGCGGTCGTAGGACCCTCCGCCGCGCCCCAGGCGCATCCCGCGCGCGTCGACGGCGAGGCCGGGCAGCAGGACCACGTCTGCGGTCGCCACGGCGTCGGGGCCGAGACGCTCCCCGGCCGGCTCGAACAGCGCCATCCTCCCGCCGTGCTGCACGCGCGCGAGGGAACCCTCCCCGGTGTACGCGCCCCAGTCCAGGTCGTTGTCGGGCAGCAGCGCGGGCAGCAGCACGCGCGTGCCCCGCGCGCGCAGCGCGTCGAGGAGCGGAGGGGTTCCCGGTTCGGTGCCCACGGAGACGTACGCGGCGATGGTGCGCGCCCGCGTCAGCTCGGGCAGCTCCAGGGCGTGCTCCGCCAGCGCGTGCGCCGCCTCCCGCACTTCATCCACGGTCAACGTCTTCCTCACCGTGAGGATTTCTCGCCGCAAGGTGCGCTTGGCAGGTTCGGCGTCATGTCCGGTGTGGCTCACTGGTCCTTCCGTACCTTTCCTTATACCGGTATGTCTGCTCATATGAGAGTCAATTAACCGGAGAGGCAGATTCCGCGCAAAGGCAGCGGATAGGGTTGCGGCCATGACACAGGCGCACCCCAGGATCAGCAAGGCTGTCATTCCCGCGGCAGGTCTTGGTACCCGGTTCCTGCCGGCCACCAAGGCCACTCCCAAGGAGATGCTGCCGGTCGTCGACAAGCCGGCGATCCAGTACGTGGTCGAGGAGGCCGTCTCCGCGGGCCTCGACGACGTCCTCATGGTGACCGGCCGGAACAAGCGGCCGCTGGAGGACCACTTCGACCGCAACTACGAGCTGGAGTCGGCCCTGGAGAAGAAGGGCGACGGCGAGCGGCTCGCCAAGGTGCAGGAGTCCAGCGACCTCGCGTCGATCCACTACGTCCGCCAGGGCGACCCCAGGGGCCTGGGCCACGCGGTGCTGTGCGCGGCCCCGCACGTGGGCAGCGAGCCCTTCGCCGTCCTGCTCGGCGACGACCTGATCGACCCGCGCGACCCGCTGCTCCAGCGGATGATCGAGGTCCAGGAGACCTACGGTGGCAGTGTGATCGCCCTCATGGAGGTCACGCCCGAGCAGATCCACCTCTACGGCTGCGCGGCCGTGGAGGCCACCGAGGACGGCGACGTCGTCCAGGTGACCGGCCTGGTCGAGAAGCCGGACGCGGCGCAGGCCCCCTCCAACTACGCGATCATCGGCCGTTACGTCCTCGACCCGCACATCTTCGGCATACTCCGGAAGACCGAGCCCGGCCGCGGCGGTGAGATCCAGCTCACCGACGCCCTGCAGCACCTGGCCGAGGCGCACGCGTCGGCGACCACCGACGAGCAGCGGGCCGGCGGCCCGGTGCACGGCGTCGTCTTCAAGGGCCGCCGCTACGACACCGGGGACCGTGGCGACTATCTGCGTGCCATTGTCAGACTCGCGTGCGAACGTGAGGACCTGGGCCCGGACTTCAGGGCCTGGCTTCAGCGGTACGTAGCCGAGGAGATGTAACGACGTTGAGCAGCGCCGAGCCCCGCACCGCCGGCCCGGACCACCTGTGGTCGGTGGACGAGCACCTGGAGGACATCCTCACCACCGTCCGCCCCCTGGAACCCATCGAGCTGCAACTGCTCGACGCCCAGGGCTGTGTCCTGGTCGACGACGTCACGGTGCCGCTCTCGCTGCCGCCGTTCGACAACAGCTCCATGGACGGCTACGCGGTGCGGGTCACGGACGTCTCGGGCGCGAGCGAGGAGTTCCCGGCCGTCCTGGAGGTCGTCGGGGACGTCGCGGCGGGCGCGGCCGGCCTGCTCCGGGTGGGACCGGGACAGGCGGCGCGGATCATGACCGGTGCCCCGCTGCCGCCCGGCGCCGAGGCGGTCGTCCCCGTCGAGTGGACCGACGGCGGGCTCGGCGAGGGCCCGGTGAGCGCGATGCGCGCCCGCAGCCTCGCCCCCGAGGGCGCCGACGGGCACGTACGCGTGTACCGGCCGGCCGAGGCACGCGCGCACGTGCGCGCGAAGGGCAGCGACGTGGAGGCGGGCGAGCGCGCCCTGCGGGCCGGCACGGTCCTCGGGCCGCCGCAGATCGCGCTGCTCGCCGCGATCGGCCGCGGCACGGTCCTGGTGCGCCCCCGGCCGCGCGTGGTGGTGATGTCC from Streptomyces sp. 6-11-2 encodes:
- a CDS encoding 5-formyltetrahydrofolate cyclo-ligase translates to MSHTGHDAEPAKRTLRREILTVRKTLTVDEVREAAHALAEHALELPELTRARTIAAYVSVGTEPGTPPLLDALRARGTRVLLPALLPDNDLDWGAYTGEGSLARVQHGGRMALFEPAGERLGPDAVATADVVLLPGLAVDARGMRLGRGGGSYDRVLARLEAARAHPALVVLLYDTEVVEHVPEEPHDRPVQAVVTPSGVRRFT
- a CDS encoding penicillin acylase family protein yields the protein MPPNTTASTGDKAAKSGRKKGRKARLVALVLVLALTGGTAYGAYWSVSTVRASFPQTKGTITLQGLSGPVDVKRDGSGIPQIYASSSEDLFMAQGFVQAQDRFYEMDVRRHMTSGRLSEMFGKGQIKNDEFLRTLGWDRVARQEYDKTLSASTKKYLQAYSQGVNAYLKGREAKGISLEYAALGFANDYKPGQWTPVDSVAWLKAMAWDLRGNMQDEIDRALMTSRLGPKQIKDLYPDYPYSRNKPIVSEGHYNELTQAFEASGGTTDTSGGTGTSTGIGTGTGTSGSADSSGTGGGTGTATDASGTSDVQSQLMGLHDVLDGLPTAVGVNGNGIGSNSWVVSGRYTITGKPLLANDPHLSASLPSVWYQMGLHCRELSKACPYDVTGYTFAGMPGVIIGHNQDIAWGMTNSGVDVTDLYLEKLSGDGYLRDNKTVPFRTRQETIKVAGAKSKTIVVRETSDGMPLLSDRSDELMAVGKKATVTTAAPDRGDGYAIALKWTALEPGTSMDAVFAMNSAKDWKSFRSAAELFDVPSQNLIYADTKGNIGYTLPGRIPTRAKNDDGSVPSPGWDSGYDWTGYIKPQELPYEYNPKRGYIVTANQAVVDPKSYPYALTTDWGYGTRSRRITDLIQQKIDGGGKISTDDMRQMQMDNSSAIANLLVPKLLNIDIGDKDVREAQKLLEGWDRTQDADSAAAAYFNAVWRNILKLAFGNKLPKELRVKGQCLWVEPAGNTGPADENQKVRECGQRDADQAQPDGGDRWFEVVRGLVESPDSDWWKTPASGTRPKADNRDELFKRAMIDARWELTAKLGKDIDTWSWGRLHRLFLKNQTLGTEGPGVLKYVLNRGPWKLSGGEAAVNASGWNAAGGYGVVWVPSMRMVVNLDDLDKSKWINLTGASGHAFSAHYTDQTDKWAKGELLSWSFSPNAVDRSTSDTLVLKP
- the galU gene encoding UTP--glucose-1-phosphate uridylyltransferase GalU, whose protein sequence is MTQAHPRISKAVIPAAGLGTRFLPATKATPKEMLPVVDKPAIQYVVEEAVSAGLDDVLMVTGRNKRPLEDHFDRNYELESALEKKGDGERLAKVQESSDLASIHYVRQGDPRGLGHAVLCAAPHVGSEPFAVLLGDDLIDPRDPLLQRMIEVQETYGGSVIALMEVTPEQIHLYGCAAVEATEDGDVVQVTGLVEKPDAAQAPSNYAIIGRYVLDPHIFGILRKTEPGRGGEIQLTDALQHLAEAHASATTDEQRAGGPVHGVVFKGRRYDTGDRGDYLRAIVRLACEREDLGPDFRAWLQRYVAEEM